ATTGAATTGGGCGCATTGCACTCATAAGCCTTGAGACTGAATCTCTATGGATAGTATGACTAAGTAATGTAAAACATCAAGGCCCCACTAACCTTAATTCCACCTTTATCCTCTTCAACTTGCCCTTTGAAAAGTGTAGTGAGGGGCCTACCGCCAACACCAACCACCACAATGTCAGCTTCCAAGACCCTGCCATCCTTGAGTTTCACCTCTTTTACCtggacaatggaaaaaaaaatacctctTGGAGTTAAAAATACCAAATTACATGGAAACTGCTGgaaagcaaaattgaaagatttgagaACATGCCTCTCCATTAGCATCAGCAGTAAATCCAACAGCAACTGTTCCCTTTATAATTTTGATTCCTTTGTTAGCATAATAGCCCTCGTAGAAGGAAGCTATACCAGCGGTAAAAAGACGAGGCACTGCAATAATCATCTATTTTAGGGTGGAATTCACCAAAAATAACTTGCCATGAAACCAAATAATTGTTGATAGAGCCTTTATGTATACTTACTGCACCATGGTTCAGGATAAACCATGCTGACatcaaaattgttcattttcatAACTGCACCAAGCTCAAGTCCTATGTATCCTCCACCGACTATGACacattttccattctttttagCTTTGATGGCTTCAATTAGCTTATCGGCATCATCAATATCTCTCAAGTAGGAGATGTATTTGGCATCAGCTCCTTGAACACCAAAATCTGTCAACTTAATCACCTACAACATCGGGTTGGCGTATCAGTCTCTCCGCCCAGAGGACAGCAGAGAGCTAGGAGCTTCAAAGAAAATATACGTACTGATGAACCAGTCGCAATGATCAAAATATGATACTTGAAGATCTCTCCAGCTGCGCTTAGAAGAGTCTTAGCAGCAAGATCTGCTTTCACGATCTCTGTGCTAAGAATCAATTCTATTCCTGCAATCATCCATAGAGAAATACATGTGACTACTTTGAGAATGATGTTTATCCAATGATGTAGATTGAAGGAAGCAAACTTGATGCTCTGTCAAGTGACCAGGGaagaaagtaagaaaaagaGCATTACCTTTCTCTTTGTACCACTCAGGAAGCAGTCTCTCACCACCACCTCCAACACAGCAATGGAACCCCGGGAGTCGTGCAAAACCTGGGGAAGGGAAGGCTCAGCCACTATTATATTCGAAGAGATGGGAGTTCAACCATTATCAATATATCATCTCAATATTGGGCCTGTTTGTTTAGacttaagaaaaacaaaaggttatttttttcttctctttctgcAAAAATCCAAACAGTTTTTTAAAAgagaatgaataatttaaatggGAATCTACCTGtcaacatttatttattataaaagttTCAGGTACTTAAGTTTAAAACAAGGTAGGGGTGCATACCctcaataattgaaaaaaacagATAGTAAAAGGTAAAAGTCACTCCAGACACATCCTTATATTGTTTGAGAGTGTCTACCCTATGGAGTTGAAAGCGTGCTTCACAATATTGCTTGAATTTTCTGATATCCATTCTAATGTGAAAATGCCAATAAATTNNNNNNNNNNNNNNNNNNNNNNNNNNNNNNNNNNNNNNNNNNNNNNNNNNNNNNNNNNNNNNNNNNNNNNNNNNNNNNNNNNNNNNNNNNNNNNNNNNNNATTTCTTGGAGGATTCTAATAgggctggagaagaagatgaatttagaaagccatagagaggtttttcacaaagcacacactttattTCAAGGGATTACGCCTaacacattacaccctcctcACCTTTTATAGGCGATAAGAggtcaaatttggaataaatgtgggccttggttagaccagtAAAGAGGGAATCTCTGGagggtaaagggaatttattatattggaaaaaaaggttgaggggttgatagttgatcactagcctcatttttcccttgttttgctcggcacgcttattgacataaaatgCTTTACAAGCCCATTGCGAATTGGAGGTTTCAATAAGGCCTTACTACAATAgttctgagcattccctttgagctaaagccaagtgttctggcttcattcccatatgactcgCCTTTGTTGGATTGATGTCTTCGTTCTTTTTGAATGGAAGACGAACAAAAAACTTTGGATTTTCTCATAGAGGATGAGAACATTTCTGAGCGAATTCAGAATGGGATTTGAACAAGATTCCAATAATTTTTacatgattggatctaataaACTCATTTGAATAGAAAAGAGTTTCGAATATTGacgaactcagagaattgatctttatatctaagatcttttccaggaatgattcgaagttgagaaatttgagtcatgatgtcccaaccAATGATTAAGTCTTTGTTGGGAAGACTAGATCCAAAGATCTTTGTGGATATTGAACACTAGGCGAAGAAATGGACAGTTATGGGGGTGATTCTGACATtcgtggagaaagtatctcctgagacagaattgaaatatcggaTATAAAGAGTCCATAATTCTTCGGGGaagaactttggtgtcaaatattgaacaacttgctctaGTATCGATGAGAGCAATGATAGTAATTGGTTTGACAAACTTTAAGGTAAGGATTTTTATAGGGAAATGGGGACAATGAGTCTGGCTCGAAAATATGTCAAACCTTGGTTTTGGAGATGTggatgatatatgaaaaatatattcagaCTTAGAATTTGACTCAATTTCACTAGAAGTGGGGTAACATGGAATGACACAAAAAGTTTGTTCACCTGATTTTTCATCAACGAGAGAATAGTGATTCGATATCATCATTTTAAAGATAAATACCTGTTTCATTCTTAATTTGATGTATCAAATGATGTGACCTTTTCTAGCTTGGggcaatttttggcaaaatgccCTTTAAGTTGCGAATAAAgctgtgatttgatttttatggcCCGTGTGATCTTTCCTCTTGCGAAGGTATcgcaatttcttctttctttggaagTGCTTgtggccatgtttggatttctttaacCAGAACTTCTTAAAGTGTTTCTTCTTTAGAGAAGACTTCCCGCaaagtaccatcacagtctttcttggaATATTTGATCTTTAAATTTTGGCGAGAGCATTTGTCTCGAGTTCTCTGTCATCTATGATGGAGGTACGGACCATCTAGCACTTCAAGCACAATTCTTCAAGacatagatggatttcttgttgtatttctcccaagggaatatcttgtactctcctctatcttccaaaaaaagatatttcaacCATCTAAGATAGTTCTTTAGGGATGAAAGTCAGGAAAACATGTTTCAAATTTAGATCAACCCCAATCTGATAAAAAAGTTGAAGCATttctcgataatgcttatcaagatatttCTTCTGAAGggagcaacattttctttcgaaaaattctctcattttcatttctatgaGATCGGTGGGTTTcccacaaagaaatgatataagagagtgatggcatggctaAAATTATGTGacattagaaaatgaatttggtCTTGTTCTGACACAGATTTCCACCAAAGTTTAAGGCTTCCCATGAACCTTGTGACAAAGTTGTAaatgacatcattcatatcatgattgGCAATGGATtgagtattcaaccaagtatgaaactCTTCGAGTCTTTCTAGCTATTTGTTGTAGGGGATGTCATCTATGGTGAAAAACTGTTTTGAAGCCATTGATACATGGTGTCCCGGATTGTTCTGAACAATCTCTGGCTCGGaataatttgattccatatccTGATCTGGAggatcagccatgaatattgatgaatttaCTGGTGCAACAAGAAGGGAATCAACATCAGGAATTaaaaaggatgaagaggaggaaaatgatACTGGATTTCGATTCGGTATCAAAGTGGTAGGAACAGTTTGTTCGGCGGGAGCAGAATCTAATAATTTGAAATGGCGAGGATTATTTGTTGAATAGCGAGTTCGGGTTGTTTCGAGtacctaaatcctttagaaaagattctagcGGATTTGATAACATCATCTAATTTGGCCTTTCTTTTATAACGATCGAACTTGATTTTGtaagcatttttcttttcatttgtccTTCGTAGATTTTTGAGACGATTTCGCATTTCTGCCATATCTAGTTCTTTTCTGAAAGAATTTTCTGGGATGGTAGCAAAAATAGACGACTGGGGTTTTGGAGGCAAATACTTAATTCTGACAAGAGGTGCCAGTGGATCAAAAGGtctaaaccttccttcttcaaggagttggattTGCCTCTTGAACTTTTTTATCTCCGGCTTAGGGCTCTCAAGATGATGATACCCTaaatgttgtcctgattccaaggcattTAGCCTCTTTTGGAattcagaaatcattttcttggtgGTCTCATCATACTTtcgaagatcttgttgcacatttccaatcttggaatcaattgctttaaggcattgttttgtgctaacagaGTCTCGATTGCCAATTTAAAACGGCTTCAACAGCAGGAGTTCTTCTATGTCGTCCATGTTCATCTACATCGGTGGGGGCAGCTATCTTAGGAGCATGACAAAGATCGCCTTGTGGATCAATGAATTCCTCTAGAGCAGGAAACGAGAGTTTTGAACTTTCCCTGACAAGTGAAGGAAAATTTGCTTCTTGGAACATGGTCATGGAAGAAGTATGTGATGTTTCTATTGGAACCTCAAGTGGGTAAGAATACTTCTTAGCCCATtttaggattggcttataaaacggagagagagcttgcttcttttgaggaggagatggtggggatgattttggtggatctggtggAACTTGGGGTGTAGCACTGAACTCtagtggtggaggtggtgcatatgaaaccatgaactggtatttatcacactcaccaagagtatcaacggatgAATCTCCgtttaagtacctttggtatatgggatcttttggttttttctgtCGAGGTAGAGGTTTTGCAAAAGGGTCTACCTCATCAGGGGAATTTGTacaatagaaacattggcaaaaaagatcccaaaaacaatgaccatactggtctttgtagtaatggatAGGATGTCTATCACTATTAAAGTGTCGAATAAGCTTTTTGGCTCTGGCTCGAAAATTGATTTAGGAACACATGGTTCGATCATGAAAATGGTTTGGAAGATAAAAggactttcttcattttccttgccaaatttgatggaaacagttccatcttttttccgaACAAACTCgagtccgtagactggaaaTGCTTGTTATCTTTGGTGcagcttttcgtagttggtaatccaagtctcggaaggagcttggccaacatATCTTTCGGgatctgtctaggaacatgaATGCAGGATGCCtgatcattttgcatggagatgaacaaagtatcttcatttccattgttgAATTTTAGATCAAgagcatggttctgcactcgataaaccatctggtagtgtagtgttgcagctacagagtcagcagtttgaggagCTTCAGTGAGCTGAACTTGAACTTTTAAGAAAGAGAGTAGCTGAGGGTCTGAAAGAgcgatgttgaagtttggatacaaagtcacaaagactgttccagcattcaaagtagtttggacAGTatcaatgcaagcatgctggtattgtaaaaacctggTATCCAACAACGTAATTATTGCCACAACTGGCAAGCCTTTACGACCATGAAAggtgagagcaagacgaacaacgccataatggacatgaaaaTATCTTCACTGAACCCATTGTCTAGGAAATTCCGGAGGAATctggagagtaacaaagtactctttTTCAGTAGCAAGTATCGGAtgttggtcgaatttggaggactggacatactcctttacttgctttggggtctGATGAATGAGTTGTCGAATGGAGCGGATGAGTGAAAATGACGAGTTGGGTTTGGCAAAAGCGGAGTAAAGGTTCATGAGAGGAAGTTGGGTTTaaaaaatcttggtttcatcactaagagagactttgtagagataatctatcttagaagcattggaGACACGAAATTCTGAGGGGGTGGAAGATGAGGGAGATGGAGCAAGAGAAACAggtgcttcgaggatttctGGTTCTATAGACATGATGAGAAACGATCTTCTCAAAGTTTGGATTCACCTaccaagcgcatggaatggataatcttaaaaacgaaaccatggctctgataccatgaatggacctagacttagaactagGGAGGGAGAGTAAATTTTCTGTAGGTATGCATCCTACAGTGGGCGAATAACCCATTCAAACCCTTCAGGGACAGctttttagcagaaaaccattAAGCCCTTTAGTAGAAATAACTCCAGCTTAAAGCTTCTCGCGGACaaagtgacaatcaacttcAATATGCTTAGTACACTCATGAAATACATAATTTGAAGCAATATATGGATAATTGCCTGATAATCACACCACAATTCCATTAGCGTAGAATCTTTAAATTCAAGTTCAACTAATAATTGACGCATCTGGACTAACTCACGAGTAACTTAGGCCGTAAGTCTATATTCTGATTATGCACTGGATATAGTCACAATACTTTGCTTTGTACTCTTCTAAGACACTAGGTTTCCTCCTACAAAGGTGCAATAATTTGATGTAGACCTCCTATTTGTAGGAGACTTGGCCCAATCAACATCCAAAGATGCTTCCACCCTTTTGTGACTATGATCACGGCGGAAGTACGGCGCAAGTCCATAACTTGGCGccggggacacttaagtgtcataactttaaaatgatacacttgagtgccagttttgaagttaaatgggacacttaagtgccactttggtgaagatccggccaaatggcttacgtggcgactttccggcgagcttggtccaaaacggcgtcgttttgcacgccgacgtagcgggaaaatgcaaaaacaacgccgtttcGTAATacacgtgtaaataataatataaaaattaattaaattaaattttaaaaattaagaaaattttaaaaaaataagaaaaattaaaaaaatttaaaaaattaagaaaaatttaaaaaattaagaaaatttaaaaaattaagaaaaatttaaaaaactaagaaaattttaaaaaattaagaaattttttttaaaaattaaaaaattaagaaaaaaattaaaaaataaaaaataaaaaaatggggggagaaggtcgaacgggcggctcccttgccgccgtcaccgggaagggccggcgacggaggggagggTCGCCCGGGGTCGCCAGCCCccggccggcgacggcgagggccgcgacctaggtagcaccgacacgcgacacgtgacacgcgacacgacacgacacgtgacacgtcatttctcaaaaagtagagaattccgacacgttccgacacgttaaatattaaataaatatttttatatataaatgcataaataatttatctatactaaaaacattaatcctacatttgttaatatcattcattttttttaatttgacaaatgcaACTATATTTCAttgtaataaattaataatccataaaacttgaaggaaaaaacaagaaatccacattccactattaaatttaaaatttaacaataagcAACAAAACAATCAATATTCCATAAAAGTAATATAACAAAATGTCATTCATCCACATTAAGTAATATAACAAAAAGTCATTCATCCACATTATCCACttcttctgaaaaaaaaaacagactcCATATCCTGCTCATCAAGTGAAAGATTTGCAACTTCAAGCACCCCAACATCTTCAAACGAGTCAAATGCATCTCCGCCAATATCCCACATTTTAGTCTCTCCTTCTGCATATTTTGAGCTTTTTCTTGATAGAAGACGAAGATTGTTATGAATAAAAACCAAATCTTCTGCACGTTTTGGGGTCATCTTATTTCTACTCACCGAATGCACAAATGAGTAAGTACTCCAATTTCTCTCAGcacatgatgaagaagaaggttgTGCAAGAAGTTTTAAGGCTATGCTTTGAAGCATCGGTGAACATGCACTATGATTAACCCACAAAGCCTTAGGATTCatagaatattgattttgaatGGAATCAAAATCTCTAAAATCCCCATTTTTATTCACAAAATCTACATACTTCAAATTCACCTTGTTGCGCTCATCCAAGTTAGGAAAGTATTTCTTGAAGCATTTCAGTCTTTCTTGGTTGATCTCCTTATTCTTATATGGAGAAATTCAAGTAGGATCTTCATCAAGCCATTGATCACTATAGTacctttatttaataaaataaaattagaaaacaacaataaagaagaagagtaTTATATTATCATATTAAAGAAAGAATGACTACTAAAGTAATAATCTCATACAATTTTAGAACTTACATGGGATTTAAAGCATGTGCCAAGCAATGAAGTAGAGTATTGTTCTTTGTCCAACGATCTACAAGAATTGTGTGAATTACCTCATAAAATGTGGACTTCTCATCTAGCCTTTTCACTTCATGTGCATATATAGCTTTCTTCACTTTTTCAATCATTGAACCCCACATATCATAAACTAAGTGAAGACAAGGCTTATCAGTGTCACAAGTTCTAAGCATATCATAAATAGGAGCCGTGAAGGAAAgtatataatcaatcaaatcccacCAAAAATCATCCAACACCTTCTCCTTGACAAACTTAGCTTTCTCTTGATTAACATCTCGATAGATactccatttgtcacaaatcACCATACTTTGAAGACCACTTTTTATCAACTTGAATCTTCTAAGCATCACAATCATCGAAGCAAAACGTGTATCCGCTACAGAAAGCAACTTCAAGCTAACAAACTCATGGTATATTGCTAATCTCATAGAATGATTCATGATGAAATGCTTGATTTGCATAACTTCCTTAACAATATCTGAAATCCAACTACATTCCTCATAAACTATTTGATTGCTCTCCATATTTTTCACAGCACAAATATTCTTCAAAGCTAGATTAAGAGTGTGCACCACACAAGGCGTCCACATAATGGATGGAAATTCTTGCTCAATGAGTTGTCCCGCACCCTTACAATTTGAAGCATTATCCGTAATTACTTGGACCACATTCTCATGCCCAATTTCATTGATAACTCCTTTCAgcaagttaaaaataaaatgcatatcTTTTGTTTCTCCCGAGCAATCAACTGATTTTATAAACATCGGTTCTCCATCCGATACCGTCATGAAATTAATAAGCGGTCTTCTTTGTGAGTCGCTCCATCCATCACTCACAATACTTACACCCTTCTCATTCCACATGATTTTGATAGGTGCACACAACCTATCAATATTTGCCTTCTCTTTTTGCAACAAAGTGGTCCTCAACAAATTATATTTTGGTGGTACATAACCCGCAATATTATGATTAGCAGCATAAGTGAAAGCGGATTGAAAATAAGGATTCCTTGCTAGATTAAACGGCAAGCCCGCCGAATAAAACATCCTAGCAATCTCACAATCCAGACGTTCCCGTTGAGTCAtattaaatgcattttcaagTGATTTTCCACTACCACTtccacctttcctttttttggagtTCAATGATAAATCCATTccgtcaccaccaccaccactaagTGAATAATTAGCAAGAGGCAAAGGTACATTTCTAGTTGCAATACTCATTAATTGAGTATGGACCTCTTCCTCTAATTTTTCCATCTCCAAAAgatcttttttttctacttttgtacACTTTCCAATTCCTTTTCCACTTATCATCATCAAATGGCCTCTCACTCTTGTGTATGAACTCTTATAATCTTTTTGACAAAAGTTGCATCTCCAAGACAAATTTCCCCCCGTATCAGTATGATTAACTAACTTAGTAATATACCTCCATAATGGTTGTTTTACAACTTTCTTGTTAGAGGTAGGTTGTTGTGTGCTTGAAGTACTACTAGACATGTTTGAACTTGAAGACATtctgcaaaaaaataaaataaataaacatgttaTTATCAATTGCTATAAAGTTTCTTAGTAATACAATAGCCAACAGCAGCGAACAACAACAATATAGCAGCAATATAGCAACTATACAATAGCAAATGGCAGAGAACAGCAGGAAGAATGAGCAGATTATCAATTCAGTGTGCAAAGAACAGCAGCTATATAGTAGCAAATGGCAAAGAACAGCAGCAAGAATGAGCAGACTAGTATCCGCCTATATATCTACTCAAATGGTGCCACAGCAAACTCAAGGTATGACGCATGACAGGACGTAACTATTTTCACTTTAGCTCAAGTAATTTATTCTACTACCGACCTAGCATTGGCAACTAATTGAGTGTCTACTGTGACAAATGCTACAAAGATGTTGCTCAAGAAAATCCTGCCACGTTTCAAACTATACcatttcaacatgaaaatgacTTTACTCGCTTTCACTGGCTGAAAGTATTGATGAGAGCTTTAAAAGGTTTGCGTTCATTTATCAACCCGATAACATGCCATATTGCGATGGGGTGTCGCTAGCTATCCTATCACCCGTTTGTGGCGACTTGAGGTGACTCCAGCAGTGTTCTATCAAATAATTGTAGAATGAAGAAAGCGTGGCTGACCACAAAAGATCACAGGGACGAATTCTAGTTCACTGATTAAACCAACAGGACAAGATGGACTTCAGCCTGTCTACATAACTATgaacaaaaaacagagaatGCCAGAGCATAGTAAGTTCCCCTAATCATAGGATGTCAACCCTGCGAAGCATGACCCCAATGTGAGAAGATGGAGATCTGCAGAGGATGGGATTGAAGGAAAGATGTCTCACTTTCTTAACCGAATCAACCCACAATGACGTCTCTAATGATCACTCACCTGAAACCAACAGATGTAGTTGTCGCCAAACAATGCCCTTAGCGAATCGACGGGCTTCCTCttcggaaaagaaaagaaaaaatattagaCAGAGGGTTCTTGCTCCAATTTTTCAACATCAACAAACTCTAGGGTTTgccgaaaaatcccaaatcgcaTTATAAAGAAATCCAAGATGCTAACCTGGGATGAGCGAAATCGCAAGATGAAGAAGACCAATGCAGCAACGCTTGAGAGGTAGAGGAGACGGCTCGATGCTTGCGAGAGAGACGAAGGCAAGGTCGGAGGGGACTGTGGCGACGGGTGGGGCTGAGGCGCGGGGGCTATGGCGAGTTGGCGACGCCGATTGGTGAGGTGGGCCACGCGGCCGGCTAAGCGACACCGGCGAGCGGCGACACTCACGGGTAAAGAAGAGAACTGGAGTGCTTTGCTCTCAGGTGCGCGCGAGTCCGACtgaagagggaagagaaaagtCCAGAAGGAAACCTATGCGTTGACTGAGgttttaccttttattttatttttactttttttattttcatatatttatatttataccccaaaagttttgaaaatttataaaaataacccgtgcgtgtcggagtcacgtgtcggaattttcgactcgcgtgtcggagatagttgaccacgtgtcggttTTTCCGACTCgcgttgaccacgtgtcggagcgtgtcggagtgtcggacacgacacaaAGGGTctcggagagtgtccgtgctacctagccgcgaccctcgccccggatttgggcgagggctcgcgggtcCCGCCGCCGGTCGaccggcctcgccggcccttcccggcggttgcgggggaggcggtgagggcccgcgacccctcgccggatccgggcgagggccgcgacccttgcccaagATCTAGGCGCGGGCTGCGACCCTCGCGCGGATCCGACGAGGGGTCGCGGCCctcggccgaccgacggcgagggcgcCCTCGTGCCCGGCCTTTCCCAGcgatggcggggaggcggcggcggcgaggagctgctccgttcgacctccccctttttttaatttttttaattttcttaatttttaaatttttttaaattttttaaatttttaaatttttcttaatttttataattataatttttaaaatttttaaaatttttaaaattttcttaattttttaaaattttaaaattttcttaatttttaatttttttgaatattttaaatcaaatttaattaatatatatattattatttacacgtagacacgaaacggcgtcatttttgcgttttctccgccacgttagcgtgcaaaacgacgccgttttggaccaaactcgccggaaaatttccacgtcagccatttggccgaattttcgccggagtggcacttatgtgtcccattttactacgatattggcacttaagtgtaccattttaaagttatggcacgtaattgtccctccgtgccaagttatggcacttcaggtgtcccaacctcctATAATCACTATAGAAAATACCACGACTTTGAGctttttcaagtatttcaaaattttgactGTAGCATCTCAACAAGAGATATGGGGGAAACACAAAGTGACTCAAAACACTAATATGAAAGGAAATATTAGGTTGAGTGCAATCTCATAGTTTAATTTTCCAACAAGTCTTCGATACCTTTTAGGATCATCTAAAACTTGTCGTCCTCTACCATTAATTTCGAGCCAATTTCCGTTGGTGTATCTAGCAGTTTAAGTTTTAAGCAAATCCAAAACATACCTATGATATGAGATGTGAATACTTTTCTTTGCCTATGTCTCTTCgataccaaaaaatatttatgttgtCCCAAATTCTCTGTTTGAAACAATTGTTGCAAATACAATTTTAGCTAAA
This region of Eucalyptus grandis isolate ANBG69807.140 chromosome 8, ASM1654582v1, whole genome shotgun sequence genomic DNA includes:
- the LOC104431857 gene encoding uncharacterized protein LOC104431857, giving the protein MDLSLNSKKRKGGSGSGKSLENAFNMTQRERLDCEIARMFYSAGLPFNLARNPYFQSAFTYAANHNIAGYVPPKYNLLRTTLLQKEKANIDRLCAPIKIMWNEKGVSIVSDGWSDSQRRPLINFMTVSDGEPMFIKSVDCSGETKDMHFIFNLLKGVINEIGHENVVQVITDNASNCKGAGQLIEQEFPSIMWTPCVVHTLNLALKNICAVKNMESNQIVYEECSWISDIVKEVMQIKHFIMNHSMRLAIYHEFVSLKLLSVADTRFASMIVMLRRFKLIKSGLQSMVICDKWSIYRDVNQEKAKFVKEKVLDDFWWDLIDYILSFTAPIYDMLRTCDTDKPCLHLVYDMWGSMIEKVKKAIYAHEVKRLDEKSTFYEVLHDSRGSIAVLEVVVRDCFLSGIELILSTEIVKADLAAKTLLSAAGEIFKYHILIIATGSSELMPNTSPT